The DNA sequence TGACCACTTTTTCCCCTGATAGGTGATGGAATTCATGAACACGGGATAAAAATCATCCAGTTCTTCGGGAGTGAAATCCGCATCATTTGCCAAAAGGCTATCAATGCTCACCAACACGTCATCCTGTTGATATTTGGCTGCCCAGGATTCAAAAACTTGGGCGAGGTCTGGCTGTTTTCCCACCTGCAGGGACGCTGAAAGCTTTTGCTGAAGGGCGTTGTAGCTGCTGATGGGATTCGCGACGACCTCAATGTTGGGGTGCGTTTTGTTGAAATCGATAATCATTTCGTTCAAAACATCACCCAAGGGGCCGCTGAGACCGTGCCAAAAACGAATCTGAACTCTATCGGATCGCGCGGAAGGGCCGCAGCCCACCAAAAAAAGTGTTAAAAGTAGGAGCAGGCTCAAAAATCGCCTCATGGTTCTTTCCTTTAAAGTGTCATTGCGATGCCACAGGACATCCAAGCTTCCATTTAATTCTGCCTCCGCTTTCCAGTCAATCTTTTTTTAGCCTGAAGCTCGATTCCCATAATTTCATTTTTGGCTGAGAAGCTGTCATTTCACTTTTCAAACCCCGAACCGTCATTCCGAACGCCAACTTAGGACAGGTCGGAACACCGGTTTCAACCGGTCGTAGGTGCCAGATTCATCTGGCACAATGTTCTTCCCACCACCCACCTCCACCCACCACAACCCAGCCCCTGAGCTTGGAGGAACACCGGATTCATCCGGTCGTTGGTGCCAGATTCATCTGGCACAATGTTCTTCCGACCACCCAACTCCGCCCACCACAACCCAGCCCCGAAGCGTCATTTCGTTTTTGTTGAATCTTTATGCTTGTCATGGAATTTGATTTTAAAAATATGGTGGAAAGGAAACATCCTTGTCGGGGAACAAGTGATGATGTATTTATAAATTAGCCTTTATAGGAATGAAAATTGCAAACAAATATTCACATAGAGTGTCCCCACCTGAAAACACCTGTACGGGAGAATCCATAACGTTTTAAGCAAGTGATAACCACAATAAAGTTTTGGAAAATCAGGAGAAAGACATGAAAAGGAAAAGCTTCTTTTGGCTGGCATTGATAGTTTTATCGATGCTTTCGACATCGGTTTTTGCCCAGTTCGCCGGAGGTTCCGGCACCGAGAACGACCCCTGGCAGATTGCCACGGCAGATCATTTGAACAATCTGCGCAACTACCTTGGATCGGTGCATCACGATAAGTTTTTCATCCAAACGGCGGATATCGATTTGGGGGTTCCTCCCTACAGCGAGGGCGAAGGCTGGGAGCCGATTGGACAAGAGGATTGGCAAACTCACTTTCAAGGCAATTACGATGGAGCCGGGCATAAAATCAGCGGACTCTATATCGACAGGCCGGATGAGAATTTTCAGGCTCTTTTTGGCGTCATGCGCGGAAGCGTCCGGGATTTGGAACTGGAGGACGTAAACGTGACAGGCGGAACAAATGTCGGCGCTTTGGTGGGAGAAGCCGACGGGGCCGGTGTCATCAGCGGCTGTCACAGTTCAGGATACGTTGAAGGCTATAGTACTGTCGGCGGCTTGGTGGGCTTGGCTAACTATTCCCAAATCATCGACTGCCACAGTTCCGCAACGGTTATGGGGCAGTTACACACGGGCGGTCTGCTTGGGGGAATTGAAGGCGGCAAACTCCTGAACTGCTACAGCTCTTCAACGGTTTGGGGAATGGAGAACACGGGAGGTTTGATCGGAACTGTGTTAAACGATGCCGATATTTCCCACTGCCACAGCAGCGGTGAGGTGACCGGAGAATATAAGACCGGCGGCTTTGCAGGAGAATTTGATTACAAGATTATTGACGAAGAATTTCAGATCTACGCCACCCTCTGTCATAGTTCCGCAGAGGTTTATGGCGTCACGAGTACGGGCGGATTTGCGGGCAGTTCCGCTTTTCCGATGGACTTTTGCCACAGTACGGGAGCTGTAAACGGCCAAATTAAAACCGGCGGATTTGTGGGAGAGAACCTCGTAAGCATCTCAAACTGCTTTAGCACAGGAAGCGTTTATGGCATGCAAGATACGGGTGGGTTTGTGGGATGGAATCAAGGGTTAACCAAAGAATGCTATAGCCAGGGAGAGGTGTGGGGCGAAGAAAATACCGGCGGCTTGGCGGGCAGAACCTCGGGGTTTATCCGAGACTGCTATAGCGCCGCCAACGTTGATGGCAATGACAACACCGGCGGCTTGGCGGGAAAAAATGAGGCCTTCATCCTCACATCATACAGCTATGGGGGCGTTTTTGGTGAAATCCCAACTACGGGCGGTTTGGTGGGAAAAAATCAGCCCAACAACACGCAGATTCTAAGCAGCTATTGGGATATGGAAGCTTCGGCTCAATCCAGCAGCGATGGCGGACAAGGGCGCCTGACGGCGCAGATGGTCTTTCCCCACAGCGATGACAGCTACGTGGCTTGGGACTGGGAAATCTGGGCGCCGGATGCAGAACACAGCATAAACGGCGGCTACCCCTACCTTCGAGCCTTTCACACTGATTCCGGAATTGACGACCCCGTTCCGTCCATCCCGGAAAACATGATCAGCGCATTTCCACAGCCGGCTTTCAAAGCGCCGAGGGTTTCCATCAAAAGCGAAAGCCCTGGAAAGCTCAGCTATGCAATCTATAACGTTCGTGGACAGAAAGTGTATTCCGCGGAGATTTTGGGTTTTGAAAAAGAACAGAGCTTCGAGCTTCCCCTTGAGGCTTGGAA is a window from the Candidatus Cloacimonadota bacterium genome containing:
- a CDS encoding T9SS type A sorting domain-containing protein, with the translated sequence MKRKSFFWLALIVLSMLSTSVFAQFAGGSGTENDPWQIATADHLNNLRNYLGSVHHDKFFIQTADIDLGVPPYSEGEGWEPIGQEDWQTHFQGNYDGAGHKISGLYIDRPDENFQALFGVMRGSVRDLELEDVNVTGGTNVGALVGEADGAGVISGCHSSGYVEGYSTVGGLVGLANYSQIIDCHSSATVMGQLHTGGLLGGIEGGKLLNCYSSSTVWGMENTGGLIGTVLNDADISHCHSSGEVTGEYKTGGFAGEFDYKIIDEEFQIYATLCHSSAEVYGVTSTGGFAGSSAFPMDFCHSTGAVNGQIKTGGFVGENLVSISNCFSTGSVYGMQDTGGFVGWNQGLTKECYSQGEVWGEENTGGLAGRTSGFIRDCYSAANVDGNDNTGGLAGKNEAFILTSYSYGGVFGEIPTTGGLVGKNQPNNTQILSSYWDMEASAQSSSDGGQGRLTAQMVFPHSDDSYVAWDWEIWAPDAEHSINGGYPYLRAFHTDSGIDDPVPSIPENMISAFPQPAFKAPRVSIKSESPGKLSYAIYNVRGQKVYSAEILGFEKEQSFELPLEAWKRLSNGVYLLSLERDKHRIATSRMVVVK